Proteins from a genomic interval of Gluconacetobacter diazotrophicus PA1 5:
- the pdxA gene encoding 4-hydroxythreonine-4-phosphate dehydrogenase PdxA — protein MSETPSFSLQPLAVTMGDPAGIGPEIVARMFLRRPAQRRWIVVGDPLVMRHALAGLDPAAHVRRITTLAEARFDDDVLHVLASSECASLPPVGQITVESGRAAYAAILFAVQLAKNGTVGGIVTAPIHKEALAAAGLHYPGHTEILAEQADGATVAMMLANEDIRVVLVTIHCSLQDAIQRADFPAQMAAIRLAHAGARAQGIEQPRVAVAGLNPHAGEGGLFGHEEARIIAPAIAQARSEGIDASGPWPGDTVFMQARESRFDVVVAQYHDQGLIPVKYMGLAQGVNITLGLPFVRTSPDHGTAFDIAGRGIADPSSLETAFDYALRLTGVTV, from the coding sequence ATGAGCGAAACACCTTCCTTCAGTCTCCAGCCGTTGGCGGTCACGATGGGCGATCCCGCCGGGATCGGACCGGAAATCGTGGCCCGGATGTTTCTACGGCGACCGGCGCAACGGCGCTGGATCGTCGTCGGCGATCCTCTGGTGATGCGTCATGCGCTGGCCGGGCTCGATCCAGCGGCGCACGTGCGCCGGATCACAACATTGGCCGAAGCCCGCTTCGACGACGACGTGCTGCACGTCCTGGCGTCGTCGGAGTGTGCGTCCCTGCCGCCCGTGGGTCAGATCACCGTCGAAAGTGGCCGCGCCGCCTATGCGGCGATCCTTTTCGCGGTCCAATTGGCGAAGAACGGGACAGTAGGCGGCATCGTCACCGCACCGATCCACAAGGAAGCGCTCGCTGCCGCCGGGCTGCACTACCCCGGCCATACGGAAATTCTCGCCGAACAGGCCGACGGTGCGACTGTCGCCATGATGCTGGCGAACGAGGATATCCGCGTCGTGCTGGTGACCATCCATTGTTCGCTGCAAGACGCAATCCAGCGTGCCGATTTTCCCGCGCAGATGGCGGCGATCCGTCTGGCCCACGCTGGCGCGCGGGCTCAGGGCATCGAACAGCCGCGTGTCGCAGTTGCCGGTCTCAATCCCCATGCCGGAGAAGGTGGCCTGTTCGGTCATGAGGAAGCCCGCATCATCGCGCCCGCCATTGCACAAGCTCGGAGCGAGGGCATCGATGCGTCCGGTCCGTGGCCGGGCGACACCGTGTTCATGCAGGCACGCGAAAGTCGCTTCGATGTCGTGGTCGCGCAATATCATGACCAGGGGCTGATCCCGGTGAAATATATGGGTCTGGCACAAGGGGTGAACATCACGCTCGGCCTGCCGTTTGTGCGCACGAGCCCCGACCACGGCACTGCTTTTGACATCGCGGGGCGCGGTATCGCCGATCCCTCCAGTCTGGAGACCGCGTTTGATTACGCTCTTCGCCTTACCGGAGTCACAGTATGA
- a CDS encoding 4-hydroxythreonine-4-phosphate dehydrogenase — translation MTRPDFIFMLTRHDRTVENAVDLVEIVRAAGVRHIGFKDIGLPFASLQTLTHKIRQSGATTYLEVVSLDRESELRSVQAGIALGVDYLLGGTHVDDALRLLKGTKIRYYPFPGRISGHPSRLEGTEGEIVRSAVDLASRPGVHGLDLLAYRFAGDVPSLMRKVRAAVTGKRVIVAGSIDRQERIQAVVSAGADGFTVGTAAFDGVFSTSGDLTGQIDYVRMMLSRP, via the coding sequence ATGACCCGCCCCGATTTCATCTTCATGCTGACTCGTCACGACCGGACGGTGGAGAATGCGGTCGATCTGGTTGAAATCGTCCGTGCTGCCGGTGTCCGTCATATTGGGTTCAAGGATATCGGCCTACCGTTTGCGTCTCTTCAGACCCTGACCCATAAAATCAGGCAGTCGGGAGCAACGACCTATCTGGAAGTCGTCTCCCTCGATCGCGAAAGCGAGCTTCGCTCGGTGCAGGCCGGTATCGCTCTGGGTGTCGATTATCTGCTCGGTGGCACTCATGTCGATGACGCGCTACGACTGCTGAAAGGCACGAAGATCCGCTATTACCCCTTCCCCGGCAGGATCAGCGGGCATCCTAGTCGTCTCGAAGGGACCGAGGGCGAAATCGTACGCAGTGCGGTCGATCTTGCCTCCCGGCCCGGCGTGCATGGACTGGATCTGCTGGCCTATCGGTTCGCGGGAGATGTACCCAGCCTGATGCGGAAGGTCCGCGCCGCAGTGACGGGCAAGCGGGTCATCGTCGCAGGTTCAATCGATCGGCAGGAACGGATCCAGGCTGTGGTGTCGGCGGGCGCCGACGGTTTTACGGTCGGCACGGCGGCATTCGACGGCGTGTTCTCGACATCCGGTGATCTGACGGGGCAGATCGATTACGTCCGGATGATGCTGTCTCGACCCTGA
- a CDS encoding LysR family transcriptional regulator, producing MKRSDIPSLDDLRAFEAVTRLGSVRAAAIELALTHGAISRRVSKLAADLKLQLLEPDGRGVRPTPDGERLALATSDALKGISTALAEIRSPLTSPPIVLSCERSLAMRWLIPRLSDFQDRHPAIDVHLSTGGGPLDFERERITLAIRRLDFPLDPDWTITTLTAEAVGPVMRPDMAGRFEDGDYLALGSRTRPEAWPEWLATRPDVQAPRDIRLYDHHFLMLEAAASGLGVALSPRIIAADDVANGRLMAPVGFQADGTGYGLIRPSRMEVTDHVEALEKWIKKQ from the coding sequence ATGAAGCGATCAGACATCCCGTCTCTGGACGATCTGCGTGCGTTCGAAGCGGTAACGCGCCTCGGTTCCGTGCGAGCGGCTGCCATCGAACTGGCTCTGACGCATGGAGCGATCAGCCGCCGGGTGTCCAAGCTGGCTGCTGACCTCAAACTGCAACTATTGGAACCCGACGGTCGTGGCGTACGGCCGACCCCGGATGGTGAACGCCTGGCGCTGGCCACGAGCGATGCACTGAAGGGAATATCGACAGCGCTCGCCGAGATCAGGTCGCCTCTGACCTCCCCGCCGATCGTGCTGTCCTGCGAACGATCGCTGGCGATGCGCTGGCTGATCCCGCGCCTGTCGGATTTTCAGGATCGTCACCCCGCCATCGACGTGCATCTCTCGACCGGCGGCGGTCCGCTGGATTTCGAGCGGGAACGCATCACCCTAGCAATCCGACGGCTCGACTTCCCGCTGGATCCGGACTGGACCATAACGACGCTCACAGCAGAGGCGGTCGGTCCGGTCATGCGACCTGATATGGCGGGGCGATTCGAGGACGGAGATTACCTGGCGCTCGGCTCGCGGACCCGCCCCGAGGCATGGCCGGAATGGCTGGCCACACGGCCCGACGTCCAAGCGCCACGCGACATCCGTCTCTACGACCATCATTTCCTGATGCTAGAGGCTGCCGCCAGCGGCTTGGGTGTCGCCCTCTCGCCCCGGATCATCGCGGCGGACGATGTCGCGAACGGACGGCTGATGGCCCCGGTGGGCTTCCAGGCGGACGGAACGGGTTACGGATTGATCAGACCCAGCAGAATGGAGGTGACGGACCACGTCGAGGCCCTAGAAAAATGGATCAAGAAACAGTAG